In a genomic window of Magnolia sinica isolate HGM2019 chromosome 14, MsV1, whole genome shotgun sequence:
- the LOC131225765 gene encoding uncharacterized protein LOC131225765, whose protein sequence is MECNKEEAVRAKGIAEKKMQNKDFVGARKVAIKAQQLFPELDNISQMLTVCNVHCSAEVKVSGSEMDWYGILQLDQTADETSIKKQYRKLALLLHPDKNKFSGAEAAFKLIGEAHRVLTDQAKRSLYDIKRRANVRTAAARQPPPHMNRNSYPRRQQGAQNNSTNHATSNFSGANQQQGQSVPTFWTLCPFCGIRYQYYRTIVNRALRCQNCQQSFIAYDINVQGTAPGANPGYAWNQSANPQPNEVPNQGAHNMGWQGNAGNASSMGFHAASEPFSKRGSNADFGGGAQNKATEDGEMNRRAHMGKPSENASRKRGRRMVVEESSESCDSDSTTDVEDLEEEVQNVEVTSSRYPRRSTRQKQHVTYKEDRSDDDDFVNPPSSKRSRGGGSSAGANDQSDEASSNDEASSKDEASFEDEKEAKHKGSVPSEESLPNGKERSGKLKKSEKEQTEVGNEESFKPKDNSEANPTIDSRPKATSTSNSIPYLAAEFNDFENDRMEGNFDVDQIWALYDDSEGLPRFYARIRKVFSPEFKLRITWLEALPNPEDQNEVNWFEEELPVACGNFRLGRTEVTDERGIFSHLASCEKGVARGTYKIYPKKGEVWALFKGWNINWSSDPYLHRTNKFEIVEVLSDYSDETGVEVSYVVKLKGFISLFRRCTNREKKPFQIPPNEILRFSHRIPHHRMTGGEREGVPEGSLELDPASVPHVTQESKSSTEKEVPATGSDKFKTPKMKVEPDMKNPLEKENPDCSVRSPRGVNGAHDKKEKNVNSGKKGILNDFPNTKHGEANATKRQADKKDKHLDGGNTSPCDAAECPNYSPAPPLSDQIVYPAPEFHDFEKNKSRDEFQPGQIWALYSDIDTLPKFYAQIKKVQSAGFEVHITWLEPCSTSEGEMQWANDDLPVSCGMFKLTRETEMYSETSVFSHQVHAGPTLRKGRFNIYPRKGEIWALYKDISTEWTRTDLKNCKYFMAEVLEDSGPKLCVSILEKVNGFNSVFKGICVTMEIARDRMLRFSHQVPAFRLTKERGGKLKGCVELDPAAVPPSFFHKTSK, encoded by the coding sequence ATGGAGTGCAACAAGGAAGAGGCTGTTAGAGCTAAGGGAATTGCCGAAAAGAAGATGCAAAATAAGGATTTTGTGGGTGCTCGGAAGGTTGCCATTAAGGCCCAACAGCTCTTTCCGGAACTTGACAACATCTCTCAGATGCTCACTGTCTGCAATGTGCATTGCTCTGCTGAGGTCAAGGTCTCAGGGTCAGAGATGGATTGGTATGGGATTCTCCAATTAGATCAGACAGCAGATGAAACATCCATCAAGAAGCAGTACCGAAAGCTCGCTCTTCTACTTCATCCTGATAAAAACAAGTTTTCAGGTGCAGAGGCTGCATTTAAGCTGATCGGGGAAGCACATAGAGTCCTTACAGACCAAGCAAAACGGTCCTTGTATGACATTAAGAGAAGAGCCAATGTTAGGACAGCCGCAGCTAGGCAGCCTCCTCCACATATGAATAGGAACTCTTATCCTAGGAGACAACAAGGTGCTCAGAACAATTCTACGAATCATGCCACTTCAAATTTTTCAGGCGCAAATCAGCAGCAAGGACAAAGTGTCCCAACATTCTGGACACTCTGTCCTTTTTGTGGTATAAGATATCAATATTACCGAACTATTGTGAATCGAGCTCTCCGTTGCCAAAATTGCCAGCAGTCGTTTATTGCTTACGATATTAATGTCCAAGGCACTGCACCAGGAGCTAACCCAGGATATGCATGGAACCAATCTGCAAATCCTCAGCCAAATGAGGTCCCTAATCAGGGTGCTCATAATATGGGGTGGCAAGGTAATGCTGGGAACGCTTCCAGCATGGGGTTTCATGCGGCATCAGAACCCTTCTCAAAACGAGGATCCAATGCTGACTTTGGTGGTGGAGCCCAAAACAAGGCGACAGAAGATGGGGAAATGAATAGGAGGGCACATATGGGGAAACCATCTGAAAATGCAAGCCGGAAGAGGGGAAGAAGGATGGTGGTAGAAGAGTCCAGTGAGAGCTGTGATTCTGATAGCACCACAGATGTAGAAGATTTAGAAGAAGAGGTGCAGAATGTTGAAGTCACAAGTAGCCGTTATCCACGCCGATCAACGAGGCAAAAGCAACATGTTACTTACAAGGAAGATAGGAGTGATGATGATGACTTTGTGAACCCTCCTAGTTCTAAAAGGTCAAGGGGTGGTGGATCCTCAGCTGGTGCGAATGATCAGAGTGATGAGGCTTCTTCAAATGATGAGGCTTCTTCAAAAGATGAGGCTTCCTTCGAAGATGAGAAAGAAGCCAAACACAAAGGAAGTGTACCTTCTGAAGAAAGCTTACCGAACGGAAAAGAACGGTCGGGAAAGCTTAAGAAAAGTGAGAAGGAACAAACTGAGGTTGGTAACGAGGAGAGTTTCAAGCCTAAAGACAATTCTGAAGCAAACCCTACCATCGATTCAAGACCCAAGGCCACATCAACTTCCAACTCTATTCCCTACTTGGCAGCTGAATTCAATGACTTTGAGAATGATAGAATGGAAGGCAATTTTGATGTCGATCAGATCTGGGCACTCTATGATGATTCAGAAGGCTTGCCAAGATTCTATGCTCGTATTAGGAAAGTCTTCTCGCCAGAGTTCAAGTTGCGGATCACATGGCTAGAAGCCCTTCCCAACCCAGAAGACCAAAATGAGGTCAATTGGTTTGAAGAGGAATTGCCTGTTGCTTGTGGGAACTTCAGACTAGGGAGGACTGAAGTGACTGATGAGCGTGGTATCTTCTCCCATTTGGCTTCTTGCGAGAAGGGCGTGGCTAGAGGTACATACAAGATATATCCTAAAAAGGGTGAAGTTTGGGCTCTCTTCAAGGGATGGAATATCAACTGGAGCTCTGATCCGTATCTGCACCGaacaaataaatttgaaattgttgAAGTCCTTTCTGATTATTCAGATGAGACTGGCGTTGAAGTTTCATATGTGGTCAAGTTGAAAGGGTTCATAAGCCTGTTTCGGCGATGTACAAACAGGGAAAAGAAACCATTTCAAATACCCCCAAATGAGATTCTCCGATTTTCCCACAGGATTCCTCATCACAGAATGACAGGAGGCGAAAGAGAAGGTGTCCCAGAAGGGTCTTTGGAACTTGATCCAGCTTCAGTGCCTCATGTCACCCAAGAGTCTAAATCTTCAACTGAAAAGGAGGTGCCTGCCACTGGGTCCGACAAATTCAAGACCCCCAAGATGAAGGTAGAGCCAGACATGAAGAATCCCCTGGAAAAGGAGAATCCGGATTGCTCAGTCCGTTCTCCCAGGGGGGTGAATGGGGCCCATGATAAGAAAGAGAAGAATGTAAATAGTGGGAAGAAAGGCATCCTCAATGACTTTCCCAATACTAAACACGGTGAAGCAAATGCAACCAAACGTCAGGCAGATAAGAAGGACAAGCATTTAGATGGGGGAAACACCAGTCCTTGTGATGCTGCAGAATGCCCTAATTACTCTCCTGCACCACCTCTCAGTGACCAGATTGTGTACCCAGCTCCTGAGTTCCATGACTTTGAGAAAAATAAATCCAGAGATGAGTTTCAGCCTGGTCAAATATGGGCACTGTACAGTGACATAGATACATTGCCCAAGTTCTATGCTCAGATTAAGAAAGTTCAATCAGCAGGATTTGAAGTGCATATAACATGGCTAGAACCATGCTCCACGTCAGAGGGGGAGATGCAGTGGGCCAACGATGACCTACCTGTCAGCTGCGGAATGTTTAAGCTTACACGCGAGACCGAGATGTATTCAGAAACTTCGGTGTTTTCTCATCAGGTACATGCAGGGCCCACTTTGAGGAAGGGAAGATTCAACATCTATCCTAGGAAAGGTGAGATCTGGGCATTATACAAGGATATCAGCACTGAATGGACCCGTACTGACCTGAAGAACTGCAAATATTTCATGGCAGAAGTCCTCGAAGATTCTGGTCCTAAGTTGTGTGTTTCGATTTTGGAGAAGGTTAACGGATTCAACTCCGTTTTTAAAGGAATTTGTGTCACAATGGAGATAGCACGGGATCGCATGCTGAGATTCTCCCATCAGGTTCCTGCTTTCCGCCTAACAAAGGAGAGAGGCGGGAAGCTGAAAGGCTGTGTCGAACTTGACCCAGCAGCGGTGCCGCCTTCTTTCTTTCATAAAACCTCAAAGTGA